The following are encoded together in the Fusarium keratoplasticum isolate Fu6.1 chromosome 1, whole genome shotgun sequence genome:
- a CDS encoding 2EXR domain-containing protein, giving the protein MSTSFPSFVRLPGELRSMVWAYALPEPRVFEVLDTPHSNFKTPASAGLTFANSSNEPPPVLAAVCRESRAYVLHRYKRLTLSGTTKYIDSVRDVVLLEPYLLIRRLLRALHFLSQVDFMRENMRQVALGTSYGFATGIFHPMLSGKVSRNNMTMFVKKLRRFPRLKKVLFVVHEEFQCTHPNPPMAEWPYGLQLFHHNYSFKFDNELGISIHNPWHFHQNEFQYYPLQTEEADEDDDDLDESGTDSEEEAAELNRKPTNEDWRRFKRRFLKAAHSTLTKRLRDKPPIVETLQLQVEGASLLWKYRSF; this is encoded by the coding sequence ATGTCGACGAGCTTCCCGTCCTTTGTCAGACTACCAGGAGAGCTGCGGTCCATGGTATGGGCGTATGCCCTACCAGAGCCGCGGGTTTTTGAAGTCCTCGATACTCCGCACTCAAACTTCAAAACTCCAGCCTCGGCAGGGCTCACGTTTGCGAATAGTTCGAATGAGCCCCCGCCTGTGCTGGCCGCCGTATGCAGAGAGTCGCGGGCATACGTGCTGCACCGTTACAAGCGGCTGACGTTATCTGGAACAACAAAGTACATCGACTCTGTACGGGATGTCGTCCTGCTTGAACCCTACCTCCTCATCAGGCGGCTCCTAAGAGCCCTGCACTTTCTTTCACAAGTGGACTTTATGAGAGAGAACATGCGCCAAGTGGCCCTCGGGACGTCGTATGGCTTTGCGACGGGAATCTTTCACCCCATGCTCAGCGGGAAGGTATCGAGGAACAATATGACCATGTTTGTCAAAAAGCTTCGCCGGTTCCCACGACTGAAAAAGGTCCTATTTGTCGTCCACGAGGAGTTTCAGTGCACTCATCCGAATCCTCCCATGGCCGAATGGCCTTACGGACTGCAGCTCTTTCACCACAACTACTCGTTCAAGTTTGACAATGAGCTGGGGATCAGCATCCACAACCCGTGGCACTTTCACCAGAATGAGTTTCAGTACTACCCCCTCCagacggaggaggctgatgaggacgacgacgatctgGACGAGAGCGGGACCGAtagcgaggaggaggcggcagaGTTGAACCGCAAACCTACCAACGAGGATTGGAGACGATTCAAGAGGCGGTTCCTAAAGGCCGCGCACTCGACGCTGACGAAACGATTACGAGACAAGCCACCAATAGTCGAGACTCTGCAGCTGCAAGTCGAAGGCGCAAGCTTGCTGTGGAAGTACCGATCTTTTTAG
- a CDS encoding BTB domain-containing protein produces the protein MDRTSIDGRRRTKSATPSAKHPRKAETPVKLRPASPPKSNPWSVANKRAAKPAADKFPPLPKPQMALSSVATSTTGRSRKSSTSSFEPQSRDEVALVAAPGSPSSNTSSTSRLILEAAASRATANLWKSPFGADVVVRAGTMEFRVHRNIVTPESGWFHDHLPPPNTDGTPVEIHMDLAPEAIGHCLRFIYTREIEICEYNHEDPWKTIHLPRCVLGYCAAVNLRVPKMISYLLRIVEDTSVQLGRVVRAEYLHRPLGCSEWNQFSWYYQAALDILAWERSKKLMRPMRLALASVLDAVLFWLMRQPLFVSVLQTTWHKVLRASVMDIAEYRQLTRDANPFTNSALPDEVALRKMLDEVEEERKQFKKQAKKRRVFTENGLMLASGAELEGIRGRRGSL, from the exons ATGGATCGCACTTCGATCGATGGGAGGCGAAGGACCAAGTCTGCGACTCCATCTGCGAAACACCCACGCAAGGCAGAGACTCCAGTCAAGCTCCGGCCGGCCTCGCCTCCAAAGAGCAACCCATGGAGCGTAGCGAACAAGAGAGCGGCTAAGCCTGCCGCAGACAAGTTTCCACCTCTCCCGAAGCCGCAGATGGCTCTGTCTTCTGTCGCGACGTCCACGACGGGGAGATCCCGGAAAtcctcaacatcgtcatTCGAGCCACAGTCTAGGGACGAAGTAGCGCTGGTAGCTGCACCTGGatccccctcctccaacacGTCTAGCACGTCTCGGCTCATCCTTGAAGCAGCCGCCTCCAGAGCGACAGCCAA TCTCTGGAAGTCTCCTTTTGGAGCCGATGTGGTTGTACGTGCTGGAACCATGGAGTTTCGAGTCCATCGCAACATTGTGACACCTGAGTCTGGCTGGTTCCATGACCACTTGCCACCGCCTAACACG GATGGTACACCAGTCGAGATTCATATGGATCTTGCTCCCGAAGCAATTGGACATTGCTTGCGATTCATCTACACAAGGG AGATCGAAATCTGCGAATACAACCATGAGGATCCTTGGAAGACGATCCACCTCCCTCGATGTGTACTGGGGTATTGCGCAGCAGTCAATCTGCGAGTGCCAAAAATGATCAGCTACCTTCTTcgaatcgtcgaggacaCATCGGTCCAGCTTGGAAGAGTGGTCAGGGCTGAGTATCTCCACCGACCCCTGGGATGCTCCGAATGGAACCAGTTTTCATGGTACTACCAAGCCGCACTGGATATCCTCGCCTGGGAGCGGTCCAAGAAGCTTATGAGGCCCATGCGACTGGCCCTGGCGAGCGTACTCGATGCCGTCCTCTTTTGGTTGATGCGACAGCCCTTGTTTGTCAGTGTTCTTCAGACAACGTGGCATAAAGTCTTGCGGGCCAGCGTGATGGATATTGCTGAGTACCGGCAGCTCACGAGAGATGCCAACCCCTTCACCAACAGTGCCCTGCCTGATGAGGTGGCACTCAGAAAGATGCTCGACGAGGTGGAAGAGGAAAGGAAGCAATTTAAGAaacaggccaagaagagacgAGTCTTCACAGAGAACGGCTTGATGTTGGCTTCAGGAGCTGAACTGGAGGGAATTCGAGGTAGACGTGGTTCTCTGTGA